The following are from one region of the Equus przewalskii isolate Varuska chromosome 21, EquPr2, whole genome shotgun sequence genome:
- the SCP2D1 gene encoding SCP2 sterol-binding domain-containing protein 1 — protein sequence MWKRTDHQPKIKAGDGPEDLGSAQEHATPHPLELSESQSFLVFEDISHHIKEMGAQLVKKVNAIFQLDITKDGKTILQWTIDLKNGAGDMYPGSARLPADTVFTIPEPVFMELVLGKMNPQKAFLAGKFKVSGKVLLGQKLERVFKDWAKF from the coding sequence ATGTGGAAGAGGACTGACCATCAGCCCAAGATCAAAGCGGGGGATGGGCCTGAGGATCTGGGGTCAGCTCAGGAACACGCTACGCCGCACCCTCTGGAGCTGTCAGAGTCCCAGAGCTTCCTCGTGTTCGAGGACATTAGCCATCACATCAAAGAAATGGGGGCCCAACTGGTAAAGAAAGTCAATGCCATCTTTCAGCTGGACATCACCAAAGATGGGAAGACCATTCTGCAGTGGACCATTGACCTGAAGAATGGCGCTGGGGACATGTATCCAGGATCCGCCAGGCTCCCAGCAGACACTGTCTTCACAATCCCAGAGCCTGTCTTTATGGAGCTGGTTTTGGGCAAAATGAATCCTCAGAAGGCTTTCCTTGCTGGCAAGTTCAAAGTGAGTGGCAAAGTTCTGCTTGGCCAGAAGCTGGAGAGGGTCTTCAAAGACTGGGCTAAATTTTAA